One Aptenodytes patagonicus chromosome 7, bAptPat1.pri.cur, whole genome shotgun sequence genomic window, CCCCATTCTGCACATACGTTCAGAAATAAAGAGGCTGTGTCCCTAAACAGCCCCTTTAATAAAGGCAGCACAGCTCTCCCTCTACCTGCCAAAATTCTGTGAAAGGCTGAGAGTTAGACTAACAGTACAACAAACCAATAAATTAGAAACGTAGTAAAATAAAGTCCTCTAGAGCTGAATATTGGCTGACCGACCAAACGGGGAAGAGGGGAAATGTTCTGTGAGGGCAGCTCACGCTCCAGCTTTTGCTTCTTCCTGGACAACGTTATTTCAAAATCTGGAAGTCATTATGCTCCAGCGCCGTGATCTTCTTCTCATTGCTGAACTCGGCTCGGCTGATGCGGGACTGGGGACTTCCTATCTTCCTGAGCCATTCCTGCAGCTCCCGTACCCTGGCAGTTGGACCCTGGACTTGTCCTTGCACGGTGCCGTGGCTAGTATTCTGGACCCAACCAACGAGCCCTAGTCTCTTAGCCTCCCCCTGAGAAGACAATGCAGAGCAAAATGAGATTAACCCGAACTGCAAGAGAGCTACAGAATGACGTTCACATACAGGCATCAATTTTATAGGCACGACACAGACCTGCAGGGAAGTTCCTATGGCCCAGGCAGCAGGAAAAGAGCAGCGGACTCGGCCGACTACTCATTACATCCTTTCACATGAAAAACTGGGGCAAAAACGCACTTTTCAGTCGTGCTTACATAACGCAGCACAGACCACCAGCAGCGCCGAGAGACGACAGCCCCCATTCAGAAGCGGCCGGAGCCCGTCCGTGGCTCAGCCCCACCGAGGCGCCCACGGgagccgccgcagccccggcagcgCTGACAGAGGGCACAGCAGACCCCAGGAAGGCAGGCCGCCCCTCAGGAAGGGGCGCGCCGCGGgaccccgccccgccccgccacgCACCTGAGTGTACTTGCGGAAGAAAACGCCCTGCACCTTGCCGGACACCTCGTAGTCCACGGAGACCAGACCCTCGCCCTCCGCCATGGCGGCGCCGCCCGCCTCCTCCTGCCGCCGCACAACCCCGCTGCGCCTGCGCGGCGCGGCTCGCGCTGGGGGCGTGGCCTCGGCCGCTCCTGGGGCCAATGAAGAGCCAGGACCCGCgagcggccggggggggggggggggctggtccCTCATTAACGGCCTCATGAATAATGCACATTGACTCGCCCGTCGGTCAATCGCCCCTACCTGGCCATAGAGGTGGGGTCCTCCGGAGAGCGGAGTGGAACGGGAACGTTGCAGAGAAACCATCGAGAGGCGGATCACTGGCGAGAGCGGCGCAGGAACGGGCATTCGCGTGCCTGTCTCCAGGCAACAGCCGTCAACACGGCGCCCGGGGCGGCGGACAGAGCTCCGCGCTGCCccggggcgaggaggaggaggaggaggaggagatggtggTGTCGGGTCTCTCGGGCGATGGGAGACCGATGAGCGAAACGGGAGGCGACGCGGCTTGCTGAGGAGGCCGGGCGGCGCGCCGGCCGTAGCCCCGCAGGTaaccccgcccgccccgcgccgccgcccgcggggccggccTGCGGCCTGGGTACCTGACACGCTTTGGGGGATATGGTAGAACGAGCCACGGGAAGATTGTACTGAGCTTTACCGGGTGCCTGCGTCAGACCTGTGTGCCACACTGGTGGATCTACAATGCCAAAACTGAAGGGAGACGTTATGGAAAACAGCCTGGGGAGTATAACAATTTCTCTGGCAGTACAGCATATTTCTGCTGCTACCATGGTGAGACAGGGCTTAGACAGAAAGCGAAATAAAAGCATATCTTATTTCTGGCTGCACAAATGATTGGGACTGGAAGGGGCGGCATGGGAGCTCCCTAGATGGAAGGAACGCAAAGATTTACAGAACCCAGAAAAGTTACAAAAGCTTTGCTAATATTTATTGTAGCCTCCAGGTGTATACTGTTAGGAGAAAATTTGTCCAGTTTTGGATAAGACAGTCTGTAATGACTCTGCTTCTAACCTCAGGCTCTTTCTCAGGCACTGAATGGCTTTGTTTCCACCGGTGGATTCTGTGGTACCAGCTACTAAGCTTGTTCCCAGTTCCCAGCTGGAACACCAGAAGAACAACTTTCAGCATGTACTCATACCTGACAAAGAGGAAAGTTTAAAGGATCTCTACGCCCGAAAAAGCCGAAGCTATTCGCATTCTCTTTTTGCAGAAAGCAGTCAACACAGCTCCAGGCACGGAGGCTTCTGTTCAGCTGGACTGCAGAGCAAGTATCTCACCAGCCAGACCAAGACTCTGCCAGCTAAATCAGTAGCCCAACGCAAAGAAGGAGTGGACCGTGCATATCCCCTGAAACCAATTTTTCACCACAAGGGTGTGAGTGTTCCAGCGGTCAACACAGCAGAGCTCAGAAGTTCCCCATACAGGGAGGAAGCTCCAAATAGTAGGCCTGGCGCAATGAGCAAAGGGAAGCCTCCAGCAGGGAGGCCTCAGCTAGATGCAGTGCTCTCTCCTTGGACAGCAGAGCCTAAACAGTCAGCCTCCCCTCTATACAGGAGAGAGCTGGCCTACATCCTAAAGTTGGAGGCAGATGGACGGAACCTGGAAGAGGAAATTCGAAAGAAAGAGGCCCTCCTCAGAGAGAAGCTGAGGAGAACAAAGGAGGAGCTTAGGAGGATTCAAAGAGAGAAGGAGCTTGTCgaggcagaggagagaagagacagagaaGTGGAGAGGACCCATGAGCAAAAGGCCACAAGGCGCCCTGAAGAGAAAACTTTCAGAGTTGCAGTCAGGCCAGGTGATGGTGGGGGGGTCTTTGGTGGGGCGCAGTCTGCAGAGGCCACTATCCCCAAACCTGGCACCACCCTCCACTCCCAAGAGCTGGCTATGGGGAAACTCAAGAAGGAGCGGCTGGTGGCCAGCAACAGCAAAATTCGAGGCCGCATACCCATGGAGTGTTTAGCCTCTTGTTCAGAGCTGGCCCTAAAACATCgcccttctccctctgccctcTCAGACCGAGATTCTGGTGACCACCCGTCCACAGAGGTGCTGTACATGCAGGCTGCCAGTGCTGTGGAGCCGGGGGGGCTTGGACAGTGCAGCTTCTGCGGACGTAAGTTTCTCTACACCAGGCTTGAGAAGCACATGAGTGTCTGCGGCAAGAGCCAAGGCTCCAAGAGGAAAGTGTTTGACTCCAGCAGGGCCAGAGCTAGGGGCACAGAACTGGAACAATATCAGCAGCGAAAGAGCTCAGAGAGGCCTCAGGTAATGTGCAGTCCCTTTGCCTCCCTCGTTCCACACCTACTGCTCACGTTCCTTCCACCTTGACGTCTAATTCTGAGATGCGAGTGCCTTCACGTGTGCAAGAGGCTAAGGGGTACAATCCAGCTATCACCTCTGAAAGGTTCTTGCCAAATGGATAAGTAGATCCATTTAAAATCTAAtagatggggggtgggggtcctAACTGACTTGTCTTTGTAATGTGTAGTCGGGATGCAGACTGGGTCTGCTGCAGTAAAGCTCTGTgacaccaggggctgcagggaacTGACTGAAAATCCAGGCTATTAAAACGAAGGCAGTGGAAACATGCAGCTTTGTTCCTGCAAAGCAGCAATAGCAACCCAAGGAGCAGTAGGGCTTCTTGGCCCTACTGCTTGCTTTTCTGGTTATTCTCAAGCTCTTTCTAAGTATTGACATCTCCATCAGTATTTCCTTCAAATCCTCTTTGGTGCTGGTCTTTTTGATCCCCTTCGTGGGACTCAGCTTCTCGGGGAGGGTTTTACATCAACAGGGAACGCCCAGGGATGGGTGACCCGAGTTGGACTCTGAGTGTAAGATTGAGAATGGAGGCTGACGGTGGTGCCAGTTGCTCTGACtgcctttcccttctgcagaaTAAGCCACCCAGAAGGAACAACTGGAGACAGAAGCACGAGGTTTTCATCCAGACCCTGCGCCAGGCCCGCCAGGTGCAGCAGGTCCTCTCCAGGGGAGGGAAGGTGTCTGACCTGCCCCCGTTGCCCTCCATCGAAAACCCAGACTACGTGGCCTGCCCCTACTGCCGACGCCGATTTGCTCCCCAAGCAGCTGAGAGACACATTCCCAAATGCAAAACCATCAAGAGTAGGCCCCCACCCCCACCGCAGAGGAGGCGCTGCTGAGGCGGTGTCCAACTGTACCTGCTGCTGTGATTCCCTGCCTCTTTTCTGCCAGGCTTCCAGCCACAGACACTTGTGCTTTCCCTAGTCTCAACACTGGCTGTGAGTGTTCAGCTTGTACGTACGGCAAGTGAACAGCTCCGGACGTGTAAGCAGAACACTAGATACTTGTGTACTCTGACctgtgccctgggctgccccACGCGGGGTGCCCCTCTGGGGGCCACTTCTCCCATCCGGTGAGCTCAGCATGGAGTCTCGGTGTAGGTGTAAGGCTGTCACTCTTCAGTCAGCTGAGCAGGGAAGAAAGGCTGTTGCTACAGGTTGTCAGcaggacagcagggaggagcaaaCCAGCCATCAGAAAGGAGCTGTTCTTCAGGATCATATTTGGCCTGTAGGTTAGGGAGgcttgggcttttttctttttttttttttcttttttaactagtGGTGTCTGATTTGAAGAGAGCTGCTCTCCTTTAGCTCATCAGTGGCTGCAGactcaggttttttccttctccaaaagcACAGAGTAGTGCCGTTCATGAGAAGAGCTGGGCCAAACAGAGCACCTGCCTCTTGTTTGCTCGACTGCTCTGTAGGTGCAGATGTTCACCCCTGAACGTGCTAACAGTGACAGTGGTTCTGGCTGGCGTAGCATTCTTATTGTAGCTACCTACAGAAGATTGGTATGTGAGGAGTTCCTTGTTTTTTGCCATAGAAAAGACTCTATATTCTTCAAAACTATTTAGCATTTAGACAAGGCATTTGGAAAAGTCAGAGGGAGGGGAAGACGCCATGTAAGCAGTTAACTTTTTTGCAGCACACAGACTGCTGTGTTCTTCCATCCTTGGTATCTGCGCTAGACGGCAGGATCCAGAGCTGCTGTTTGGTCATTGCTCATGCTCTTATCTTATTTGTTGTAACACTGTTCAGTTGAATAATGAAAGCTGTGTAAGTAGGTTTATTCCACACTTGTCCTGCAGCAGCCCAAGAGTTTATTTAGATGCCTTTCTAGAATGCTGGTAACAATGCTGGGGCTACGTCTTACCAGCTGAAGACCTGTAACATTACCATTTAGAAATCCAGTGTGACATTGTTTGAATTAGAAAAGGAGAACTAGGAGGAGTATTACTAAATGCTTCCTCAACACAAGAAGCCCGGGATCAGAAATTCAGGGGGTTAGAAAAGCTAGCAGTAGTAGGCACTTACTGTTTGAGTCTATATGTCAACTCGTACACAGAACAGCAGAGATACTCTGAACCGGCCAGGCCCTTCAGGCAACAGAACAACCATCCCAACGTGTTACTTACTACATGCAATAGCTGGGACTCGGagtcaggaaagggaagaagaaatactTAATTAAAGAATAATGCCACGCAAGATCAAAAATAGGTCATGAATAAGCTCAGACTGGAAATAAGGTTTCTAACCAGGAGAGGAGTGAGGTCATAGAAAAACCTTCCAAATAGATTAGCACAGGCGAGGAACCTACAATGTTTCAAGATGGACTTGGAGAAGATAATGGAAGAGAGCACGTGGCAGGAGTTAGAAATTAAGAATCATGATACAGAGCATTTGTTCCTATCTCCAGGCTTCTTGTATGAAGTGTGAAGAACAGATCAGTGACAGTTCTGCGCCTCAGTGTATCACTTTCAGGAGCCAAGAAGGAGTTTTCTTCCCACGGCAACCTTCCCTTGATTCCTAACttggcttctgatttttttttttattttttaatttccatcCAGAACGTTTAAGAACTGCTACagctaaaaaaatccaaacacccCCTCTCCCCCAGACAGTACACTAAGGAACTTCACATCAGAAAACCTGTTAGCTGTTTCACTCGTATGTTCAGGTTTAAATCAAGTTAgatttaagataaaaaaaaaaagggagttttccTGCAGGTCAAGTTGCTAGGGACCTTTAAAGCATAGGGCTTGCACCTTTCCTTGAGTCATCTGCTTATTTTCATCTTAGTTGCTGCAATGGTAGGGAGTTATGACAAACATACACCcctccttctgctttcttctcgAGATGTAAGGTAGTTCTTGGTGATTTTGGCCTCATGCTAAAGGTCTGTCTTTGTCACACACTGTTAAAGGGTCTTCTGGGGGAAATAGATGTCCTACAGACTCTTTTAGAGAATCATCTGCTTATAATTGGTGACAGTTCCTGCACATTTCTAAGTCAGTTATTTTTCCAGATtctgatttttaatatattagACTAGTTCTGTTGtgtaaaagttgttttaaatggTCACAGAGTGGTTTGTGTTCTCAAAGTAAGAATGACTACTTTGTATGAGAAAGTTGCAACAGGAAGCAAGcaaggaacaaaaaaatccagcagctcCTTTTGCAAGTCCTTCAGTAACATAGCAGCAGCTCATGGGAACCTAGAAAAAGCGACCAGATTAAACTGGACTGGTCAGAAGCTGAATATGAAGAAACACTCCAGCCTTCAATAGGTGGACCAGACTCCTGAAAGAAGTTGGAGAGCTTCTGCCCTATAGATACATGGGCAGAAATCTCAATCCCTTGGCACAGCCTAGAAAAGCATGAAGGTCCCAGAAAGGGTCAGTGCTGCACTGTGCCAGCCAGGTGTAAGTGTGTAGAAACctagagaggagagaaaaaacagactcGAAACAAGGGAGAATAATTTGCTATATCCAAATTGTTTAGAGAAGCAAAACCAATGCTCTAACTTCAGAGCTTTGAAATATAGGATAGCAAGAGGTGACAAGAGGTAGGAAAGGGGTAAGCTTTATGCTAGCCTCCTTGAATTAATGAAAGGTGTAACTGAATTAAACAAAGAGTAGTTCAGAAATTCAGTACCACTGCCCGTCTTGTATTATTAACTCCGTTTCCCTTGCACTATGTTTTATTGACTGTGTTCAGTGGACCCTGAAGTCAGCAGAGTGCAAATGGTGACTGGGGTAGATACACACagaaaagcttttgatactgtaaAATATATCCATCTGTTGGGGACTTCTCTTAAGTGACAGGCAAATGGCTAACGCTGAGATTGAAAATGTAGATTAAACAAAAGTTATTGAAATTAAGTCACCAGGCTTCATTTGTTATCTTTGTTTCGGAGCTAACCGTGGGCAGTTCACCCCTCTTTGCTGAGCTATTGCTTCAGGTCAAGACAGCCAGCAGTATCCAGAAAGTCTCTGATAACTGGTTTAAAACTTAGTAACAGTTTAGCCAAAGCATCAGGCTCAGCACAGAGATTTACCCTGCTGCTTTGCTATCATGGTTAGTGTTGCCCTGGCACTACTCAGGCTATGTTATTCACCCCAGCTCAGCTTCCTCTTCTGCTACTGCAGTACAATCCCCCTCCTCAGAGATGTGCTGCATTTTCAGTATCCAAATCTCTGGTGAATTTTAAGTCTTTAACCCAGTTCTGCCTCTCAAGACATTTCACAATTTACTAAAAACCCTGATAAAAAGTGACAGGCATTAAGTACAGTGTGCAGGAACAGCTGGCCGAGCAGGTGTCAGGCAGGTTCTCGCTTCTGTAGGCCTTAATGCTCAGTAGAAGCTGTTCCGAGAACCAGGTACTTCTTCTCTTTGAGCCTCTCTCTTCCTGTTACTCATTTCCCACTTGGCACTCAAACTGTTGAaataaacacacatacaaaagCCCCTGACGTCACTAGGAAGACATgcagcagcaagagaaaagagttgttttgttgtttgttgtttttttttttttttttaatgaagggaCACAGAacctgacatttttttcccccatagcaAAGAACCTGCAAGCCCCTTGGCCctctttctgtaaacaaaaacaaaacaaaacaaaaaatcaacagaaTGCCGTGAAGCCAGCTGACTATATACatgcttccccttcctctcttggggagggggaaaaaaaaaaaaaagactccgaACACAGGAGAATGagtttaaacatttatttaaacagaaactcCAAACCACTACACCCTTTAACCTTTCAAAAAAAGACAACGACAAACTAGTTTTCAGCCAGAGTGTCAGAGCAGGCATAAGTTGTGTTCCACTATAACAACTCAGTAGCAATACTAGCAGGAGACCAACACATATGGAGCTAGCACTGCAAGAAGGGGAGAAGTAAAAAGGGTTTGAAACTGCTCAAAGGCACTTCTGCCCACTTGCCCTTCCGTTTTCAGCCCAAGACGAAGGTGCTGGCTTTAAACTGCTTTTTTGGTTGCATAGCTGGCTGGTGTGAAATCTGTGGTCTGTAACAGGCACAACCTGGATAGCGTGAATCCTCTAAGGCACATATGAGATTGTGGAGCACAGGGCATCCTGTCAGGGACCCTAATCATCCACTAGATCCAAGGGGAATCCAGTCTGTGCACCTAGCTTCCCAACTGCAGAGCATTGAGAAATGAGGATAGCAGTGCACTGCAGGAGAGCGACTCCCATCAGCTTGGTGCTTGCTTATTGGACATGGCTCAGGCTCAGCTCTTCACTCCTCAAAGGCACTGCTGCAACGTGACCAACTCAATCATTTCCAACCGCAACAACAACCCTCAAGCCGGGACCCTAACCTGCGAACCGGCTCCAGCGCACaggggggaaaggagagcagggtcACAAGGGCAACCAAGCGACGTGGCCACGCCAGGGTGCCTGATGCTCACCACCTCCCAGGAGAGCTGTCCTCCTAGCCTTCCTTCAGTAATGATGGACGGGCACTCCGGTACGATCCTTGCCCTGGACACTGCACTGGAGAGACTGCACTTGATTCAGCTCCAACATACTAGCAATAGGCACCAAAGAAGTATTTAAGGAGTATACGTTACAAGCAGAATGGTTTGGCATCCACCTCTATAGACAAATGGGGAACGCTGGCTACCCCAGCACAGTCTCTCAAAAGAAGTCTAGGAGAGGTGATAGGATATCCAACTCCAACAGACCTAAGGCAATTCTAGTGACATGCCATTGATGGGGATGGTTTAAGCCTAATGAAATCACAACCCCACTCTCACAGCAAAGGTGAGAGGGACTCAGGACTCCTTGGAGGCTTCACGTAAGGCAGGGGAGGCTAACTGCTCCCAGGGATCCTACCAATCCCAAAAGCTTAGTTCAAAGTCAGTCTGCTAATAAATTTAAGGGGAATAAAATTAACCTCATTCTCCAACAGGAAATGAGGAAATCTTGAGAATCAGACCATGCCTCTTCCTATCTCCAATTTTCTTGGGAAAGCCTCTCACTTCTAGGAAGAAGGTGAATTCTGGACAGAGACTTGATCATTCGTGGTCATTGGGGAAGGCTGCATCCTGTGACAACGGCATTAATGACCTATTCTGGGTAGGAAACTGCATTCCAGCTTCATCAAAACACTGAGTGGAAAAACACTGATTCTTCCCACACCCACACAGAGCGTGGGCACCAGGGGCTGAGCAGAACAGAAGCCAAGCAGGGAGAAGCTACGGGCTTATGCCAAGAAACCAGAAGCTCTGGCGCCCAAACCAAGTTGAAACAGCTGGAGCAAGAAATGCGTGACTTAGTCTGAGGCCCAGATGCTTGTCATCTGGTTGGGAAGCAGGTGGTCTGAAACTGAGAACCAGAGATCCCATCTCAAACAGTCCCCGCCACTGCTATTGGAAACAACACCTCATTCACTCATCTCGGTGCATTGCCTGGAAGTTGGAAAGCTCTAGGCACCCAGAATAAAGCCTTTAAACTCTGTCTATACAGCCATATGGCCAGAAGCTGTGCCTCGAGGCCAGGGACATGCTGTCTACCGTTATCTCCCTAACAGGAAGATCTCCGCTGCCTCCAGAATGAGACGTtctctgctccctctgcccctgagcagagaggagcagcctcacCGGCTGGGCCTTACCATGTGGTAGGGAGAGGATCCTAGTCCTTCACCCCTCTGAAGTGAAGGTGGCGAGTCTTAGGGTTCAGCCAGCTTCAGTACAAGACATGTCTCCTCCTCTCATCTAGAGATGCAGTGATGAATACTGGGGTCCCAAAGGCAGCTCCCAAGAAGCAGTGAAACAATGAAAGGGCCACAAGCCGCTACTGGAGCCATCGCCATAATGGGGCCGTTCTGCCTCACGTGCAGAATTGACAGATAAGGTAcaaagaggagctgctgctgcttcaatCACTGAGCTGGCCTAGAGCTCAGGGGCCCTTCCCCTCTCAAACTCACTCCTAGTTCATATCAAACGTACATGGGTGCTGCTCTGGAGCCTCCGGCCTCGCTCCTTGTCTGTGAGTGACCTGAAGCCAGGAAAGCCGCTCTCTGCATTCGGTTAGTGTGCTGTGAAGTTAGATGGATCCCAGTGGGCTCAGGAGACTAGAGGCTGGAGCGGCACGAGTCCGTTCCCAGGAGACACCAGGAATCTGAATCCAAGTCAGGTTTTGGATCCACTTCCATCTCCTCTTTGGCTGTCTGTGTTCCTTTGGAATGAACCTCCACCTGCCAAAACACACAGCAGTTATCCAAACAGCTCTAGGACTAGCTGCAAAAAAGCTAAGAGCTCTACAAGGCACAGTTCGTATTCTCCACAGCCATTTGGGACTCTCCACGACATCTGACTGCCCATTCCTTCTCACCAGGAGAAATAAAGGGGAATCCCAGGTCCCTCAAGGACTGGGCTGTCCTCACAGGAAACTGTCTTCTTGGCTTTGTTCCTGTTGCTACCACCAGAGCCTGCATCAGCAGTTCAAACAAGAGACAGGCATCATACTCAGTCCCCCCATTCTGCTCTAAGAGAGATGCCTGTTAAGAGCTGCGCAGCCTCCACAATCTATGCAGAAGCCAGGATCAGTGTAGTGAGCCCTGAGCATGGATATGCACCCAGGTGACGGGTCCTCACCTGCTGCATTCCCTCCGTCCCCCTGCAGAACCGCTGGAGCTGGGCACTCAGACGAATGGTTTcctgctgcagcttcttctgATCATCCAGACACTGTAAAACCAGGCCTCGGAGGTGCGTCACCTCCACTTGCAGAGCACTGCACATGCAGCCCGCAACAGGAGACGCAGCCTTCCCTTCACCGCACGGCAAGGTTGGACTCAGGCAAGTAGGCTGCAGAGACACGGAGGGAAGTCAGGCCAGGAATTGTATATGCCACAAGAAGAAACCATGCACAGAAAATGTCACCCCAGCTCATTCCCAACTTCTCAAACTTCTAGCGGCCAAGGTCAGCAAGCTACTAGTCATTACATCTTCAGTACAAAGCCACTaacttcctcctttttctggGAAAGCTGCTCCTGTCTTCCTATTACCAAAATCCATCTGGTTTACCCCCCTTTCCCTAAGCCTGGGATCTGTGCCTCCAAGGGGACAGAAAACTCCTGGAATAAGGTAGTCTCACAGGTTGTAATTTCTCAGTGATTTCCTATATCAGTTCTTCTTCCTATCTCACAGCAATTTCTGCTTTCTAAATTTCCATCTTCTGCTAGGCTTCTGGGCCCtaggcttctcttttttttttcaaattgcattAACCGCATTTTTCCACAGAATGGATCTCATTATTTTCAGTCTGACCAAGCCCCAGCTTTGTGTTCCAGATTCCTGTAAATTGTTCTCTTTGCAGCATCATCTCTGATTATCAACAGCCCTGTTTTCCTCACCCAGATGAATTAGGCCAATCCAACACCCTCTTCTCAGCTCTCCCCATAATTCAAACATTGCCATTTATGGTCCCCAAGAGCTCTTGGCCAAGCATTCACTTGGATAATATTACCCAGGGCTCCGTTTTGGGCTTGTTTAATCCAACAGGTTCCTCAGAGGCCACTTTGAGTCCTTGAAGTTTCTGGTAAGGGAGAGTCTCCTTCTCAGGCTCTGAAGATGCCATGCTCAGAGGAAAGGGGCTGTCAGGCATGGGGATGAATTCAGCGTTCTCCAGCTCCTGGATACACAAAAGCAGCACTGTCaggcctgcctgccttcctgcagcTGACTTCATTTCCTCAACCAATGCACCAACACCCTCTTGTGGTAAAAAAGGCAGCGAGGCCTAAAGGGTtccctgcacagcacagctcctAGAACCTTTCAGAGCATCCCTTAAAGGTGGAAGGGGCCACTCGCTTCTCCCCAGACTAGGTCCCCATTTTAAGGCATTTCTGAGACACCACATTACCTTCCGCAGccagccagggcaggagctgctgtcaGCACTGTTGCCTCCCTTAGCTTCTGTGGTGCTGATCCAGCCCCCCAACTCGCGATCTGCTTCCATGGTTCCCCGAAAGCCTCCACTGGGATTGGGGGTCTCCGCTTCCTGTTCGTtatcctcttcctctcctcctccagttGTGCAGCTCTGAGCCACTAGCAAACAGGAGCGAAAACTTTATACTTTCCCCACCTCTGCTATTCCTGTTACCAAACCCCAGCTGGAGCAGAGAAGATGCAGAAATTTGGGCTGTGTAGTCACAGTGAGAGCACATGCTAGTGGCATCTCCCTCAACATCTTATCTCCTAACTCCCTGCAGGCCTCCCGAAAAGGGCTTGTGTGCAGCAGTCTTTTGCAGCTTCTTGGCCCCAGCCCTCCCACAGATCCAAGAAACTGGACTCCatctctccagcagctgccccATAGCCCCCCTTCCCTTATCAGCTCCCTTCAGTGAATTCCTCTCAGCTTTTCCTTGTCAAATTGAAGTTCCTCAACTACAAAGGCCTCACTGCATccatgttcttcctcctgtttcagttctttctttcccagctttGGGCCATCCCTTCCCATGCATGACACCGAGTAGATTTTCTCCCTTTGAACccttctgtaaggcctttaaaCACAGAGAAACCATGCTGCAGGACCAAACTGCACCCACTCTAACCACTGAATGGATTTAAACCACAGCTCCCCAGGGCAGGTTGCTCACCAGTACCAATGGACAGGCCACTGCTGTTGGATCGGATTGTTTTAGAGTTCAACACCTTTTCTGCAAGAAGAGAAGCATGCTTTCAGTTAGAGTGCCACATGGAAAGCAAGACAACTCCTACAAAGGCAAACAAAGCCAATGTTGTAGGCCTAGAGCTCAGAGCAGCTTGCCACATTCCCCCACAGCAACCTGGCCTGTTCCCAGGCAGGGTTTACAGTCTAGGTCCTGGCAAGCAATACATCATCATAACCAAGATCCCAAAATTTCATCCTAAACTTACACTTACCAACAATGATGAT contains:
- the ACYP1 gene encoding acylphosphatase-1: MAEGEGLVSVDYEVSGKVQGVFFRKYTQGEAKRLGLVGWVQNTSHGTVQGQVQGPTARVRELQEWLRKIGSPQSRISRAEFSNEKKITALEHNDFQILK
- the ZC2HC1C gene encoding zinc finger C2HC domain-containing protein 1C, which gives rise to MALFPPVDSVVPATKLVPSSQLEHQKNNFQHVLIPDKEESLKDLYARKSRSYSHSLFAESSQHSSRHGGFCSAGLQSKYLTSQTKTLPAKSVAQRKEGVDRAYPLKPIFHHKGVSVPAVNTAELRSSPYREEAPNSRPGAMSKGKPPAGRPQLDAVLSPWTAEPKQSASPLYRRELAYILKLEADGRNLEEEIRKKEALLREKLRRTKEELRRIQREKELVEAEERRDREVERTHEQKATRRPEEKTFRVAVRPGDGGGVFGGAQSAEATIPKPGTTLHSQELAMGKLKKERLVASNSKIRGRIPMECLASCSELALKHRPSPSALSDRDSGDHPSTEVLYMQAASAVEPGGLGQCSFCGRKFLYTRLEKHMSVCGKSQGSKRKVFDSSRARARGTELEQYQQRKSSERPQNKPPRRNNWRQKHEVFIQTLRQARQVQQVLSRGGKVSDLPPLPSIENPDYVACPYCRRRFAPQAAERHIPKCKTIKSRPPPPPQRRRC